Sequence from the Lolium rigidum isolate FL_2022 unplaced genomic scaffold, APGP_CSIRO_Lrig_0.1 contig_18504_1, whole genome shotgun sequence genome:
GCTTGAATCTGGATCTGAGGGTGCCAATCTAACTAAAATAGTATTAGAAAATAATAATTAATAATAAAAGACTAAATTACAATTTTAAGTTTAGGGAGGGTGGAGCACTGGAGCACGGCTATGGCTCCTGGGCAGCGGCGCGATGGGCACGAGCACCGGGTAGGCGCCGAAGGCTGCGTCGGCCGGGACGTAGCACGCGCAGCCCGTGATACTCCgcacatttttcgataaagagaatatattaatatcaaaagataccaattacacccaacctctgcaacaacacaccaccctaatgacactacagatgcacacaacaaaaaaaatagaaaagaaaactaaaaaacaaaaatcccgctacagtatccGCACGCACGGCTCAGCGCCCGCACCAGCGCCCTCCACAGCGACGTCAACTTGTCCCCGGGGCTCATGCCGCCCAACGGATCGTGCTAACACGGAGACCTTACACACAGTGTCACGGACGCTGTAATGGCAGACATCACTGGAGGATCAGGTGCGGGGCTGATTGGTTTAGGAAGATGTCGATGGGTTTGGTTGGAGTTTAGACCGCTTCTGgtgggggtggggtggggtggccTCCTTGTATATCGGTGGGCTAGTGCCGCAGTACCCTGCTACAGTCTTGTACGAgagccactagtagaaaaagaggcttccgtccacccccattagtcccggaaatattcgaaccgcgactaaaggggctttagtcgcggttcgtgaggcgacccgcgactaatgctccatccgagacgaaagggtacccctttagtcgcggttggtaacaccaaccgggactaaagggctatggagggatgcggccggcgaaaaaacctttagtcccggttggggacaccaaccgggactaaagggtggttggtgtccccaaccgggactaaaggtttttccgagtttttttactcccacgcaccctgcacccccccagtggatcgccttttttttgtttgtaaaatacaaaagaaaatgatagaaaattcaaaaaaaattgtttcatattcttgtatgttatgcaacctactattcggagaaaaattaagaaattcgaattttcacttttttttgcaaaaacagttaaaaaaatggtaaaaccgcaataacttttgcatacgacgtcggaaaaaaacgtataatatatcaaaaaaatcctggaagATTTTAcccggtttacccggttagccaatttttagattctcaaaattccaaatgaaaatatgaaagcaggaagattttagtttttcctataaattatggattttatattttttaaatttttcaaaaaaaaaaattaataattggatccagcataaagattactattacttttacccaattttaagattttcaaatttttaggttttaggtttggcaaaaaaaatatttaaaaaattaaaaaaataaaaaataaaaaaattaaaaagttaatgtttatttatttattcacgattattattacatcattatttttgtttatgaaaacaaattttttgaaattcaaacaataaaaaaatgtgacatcgaccaaaatgttaataggattgatatgatactagtatcacatacatgtgcgcgtagcacttggatgcgggacggaatggaactcggaagttaagcgtcctagaggtggagtagtgggaggatgggtgaccgagcgggaagtttgaccacgagtaagtaatttgactagagataagtgtagatagagactaagctatgcaaataactgaaataatagaaattctgaaaaaaatagaaaaaaacggagtgaaaaaaaaattagaaacccaaatgaattaatttttttttaacgaaatagcctttagtcccggttggggacacaaaccgggactaaaggtcattcgcccaggcgcacgctagccgcccacgtggacggacctttagtcgcggttcgtaagcaaccgcgactaaagggaggggagggggctttagtcgcgcttagttAGTCccagttgcgcaaccgcgactaatggcagttgcgaaccgggactaaagcccttttttctaccagtgagccCAGCGAGCGCTAGAGTCCCACCTATGTCGCCGGAGCGAGGGACTTTGGGTAGCCCCAAACAGCCAAGAACCACCGCCAGCTTCTGGCACGATTTCTTGGCTGTTTGGGGCTACCCCAAAGTCCCTTGCTCCGGCTCTCTACAAGCTCTCGGCGCGTAAGCACAAGGTCCGTCTGTGATGCTCTGCGGGGCGGCGCTTGGGTCCATGACCTACGAGGTAGAGTACCCTCCGACCTGCTTGACCTCTTCGTCACCTTCCACGCTTTGTTGGGCCTCGCCCAGCTCTCCCCGGAGGTGGCGGACAGGTTCACCTGGAGGTTCTCCAGCGATGGTGCCTACTCCGCGGCCTCGGCTTACCTGCTCCAATTTGTTGCGCGGTGGACTCCCCTTTTGTCCCGCTTATCTGGAAGCCGTGGGCCACGCCGCGTTGCCGTTTCTTCGCCTGGCTCTTTGTGCAGAACCGCCTGATGATGGCGGACAGGTTGCTCGCTAGGCAATGGCCTAATGGGTACTTCTGCCCCCTTTGCATGCGCAACCTGGAGACTAGCATGCACCTCTTCATCGACTGCCCGCACGCCCGCCGGATTTGGGCGAGGGCAGCCTCGGTCGCCGTGGCTCCCTCCCTGGATCCCCTCAGCTGGGGTGTGTTCCCTAGATCCGTGGATTGGCTTGCAAGCCTCTCCGcggggctcccggcggcggaggcATCTCGTGTTCGCTCCTGGTCCTCTGGCAGATCTGGCTCGAAAGAAACGCCCGCACGTTCAGGCATCACACCTCTACGGTGGAATCCACGGTGGCGAAGATCACTGACGAGGCTGCTGCTTGGGACTTGGTGGGCGCGAAGATCTTCAGACCCCGCGAGTAGTCGTCTTGGGCTGTTTTAGTTTCCCACCGGCAGGGTTTGGCTAAACCTGTTTGGATCGTTGTTGTAGCCGGATGTACTTGCGACAAGCTATATCTTCTATTAATATATCGAGCAGCTCACCtgccgaattctcaaaaaaaattaaTCTTTGGATAATGAAGAGTTGGTTCCCGCGTAATAACTTGTTTAAAAAGAAGAAATTGTATTACATTAACAAAATAAGATAGTTTATAGTACGTAACACACTCTTGGTAGAAAATATAAAAGGTTTATACTGAAGGAGCAGTGTAGCTTGAAGTAGAGCCCTTCACTCCGCCACCGCAAGTTTGAGGTGAGTATTGACACATTCTGGTTAATTGACAGGTCTGATTTCCATGCACTCAACGATGAGCCCACTTTTCCAAGAGCCGTCAGTGTTACTGATGATTGCGGTCAAATCCTTATCTTCGCCACTACTGTTCACAAACTCCCCCAGCTTGACCTCCATCCAGCCATCGGCCCTGGTAACTGGGTAAATCACATCGCGTCTACGGGCGCCATCTGGAGACTTCAGATATGCCGCATGGGTCGAGACGACTGTGCCGCCAATACTGATCTTCGCCACCAGCCTCTTGTCGAGACCATATGTGTGATTTGATAGCTTGTACACAAGGTATGCCTTGCAGGGCGCACTGCAAAATGTGGAATTCATGCGAATCCTGCCACAGATGTGCAGCCAACACACATCTAAGAGCTCGGCGCATTCTCCAGACCTGGTGAAGATACATAGGGCAAAAGTCATTTCATTTTTCTTGGGCTACCTTGCAGGCAAAAACAGGCAattcatgtgtgtgtgtgtgtgtcaaaTGAGATCTTCAATGGCGACAATAAGTTTATTCAAAAATGATGAAAAATGTACAATATGATTAATTACTCGGGTAAAGGTGTTCTAGACCGGATATGCCTATTGTAACCTTGTTTAAGTAAATATAAGGGTGCGTTTGGTTGGGGAATTCAGCCAGAGGGGTTACAACCAGAGGAAATTACACATTCCACTCGGTTTGGTCCCTCTTTCGCACATGAGTAGCGAAGCTGGAGTAAGAAATCGTTGGAGTCAGCTACACTAGTGATGTTGTAATCTTCCACTAATGAGTCATGTCAAAGACTAAATTGAGAAGGGTTTAGGTAAACTTCATTGGGTTCAGTTGAACCCAACCCTCCTATATATAGCAGCTCCACCCTGATATTACCAGTCTCTATATTCTTGTAGTATATTTCACCAGTTCTTCGTCTAAGTATTCTTGTAGTATATTTCACCAGTTCTTCGTCTAAGTAGTCGCGGTATGAGGACCTCCTATACATAGCAGCTCCCTCACTCCTTCCGCCGCCCCCTCCCTCCAtttctctccctccgccgctgccgtcggcgctggccacggtggcggcaggccccgacgccaaagtgcccggggggttgttggaggcggcgaccggcggtggcggctgggGCGGCGACCTCCGGCTTCGGCGTGCTCCGTGTCTAGGGCGGCGTCCCTGGatgtgcggcggcggctcctcctccacggcctccggcaatggatggtggtggcggcggctgttggatcttgtgcccgccgagatccatcgtcggcttctgctggcggcgcgaggaagggggcggcgatgtgcggggcgaggatggtgtggttgcggcttccatcgtccaccgaattctccttcatcatcgttggtcagcggatggcggcgtgggggcatgttcgtcttcttcggatttgaaggtggtggtcctagggttcttcttctgcgaagatgaagacctaccggatgCTGATCCTTTTCATCTAGCCGGATTGTTGAATTccagaaggctccgccggcgaatgcatCAGCGCACCTTTTGGctgtagtttgctggatcgggtggtattcggtcgcgcgcacccatgcttttattccgaccgtttggttctggagggagcgacgcgaagctctttttcaatgttgacatcaagtgactagggatccatgatgaaagtcggaagaagagaatttcatgaaggtcggatgggaggactagctaagggaggatcaagtctccgcgctgttgagggactttcttggtgttccgggcttcacagcagcggtatgaaagtgggacgacaacacatgtgaagttcagagtcttaccttttagggtgaaaacccaaggtctggccttaactggttgtgtctggcaatgaccttgttggaggcattgttttgagagcggagacaatcttcagggtgaaaacctaagatctttgatcgggcgacgacggtgttagagcattgttcccttcttgaaggcgtcgcttttagagagtctgtatttcaggtgttatctaggtggtggatgtactgctgttgttaggcccgagatactgtagcgggacttttgtttttttagttttcttttctatttttggctgtatgcatccgtagtgccactagggtgatgcgttgttgcagaggctgggtgtatttggtatcttttaatattaatatattctctttatcgaaaaaagtagtCGCAGAAAAGTCTAATCCACCATTTACATTGGACCCCGCACGTCGGTGCCccaaatttatgaacaaaacatgtaacaTGCTtaaaaaatcatagaaaaataaGAGCTCGTCCCCCTCTCAAAAGCATGATGTGTTATGTGTGGAAATACTGTGTAGACCATCAACCCATTAAGGAGGACTAGCCTCTATTGGCAATTCACTAACTAAAATAATTTGCATGACAGTGAAAGGTCCATGCGTTAACCTCCATCAACCAAAAAACTACTTATCTGCACGAAATGTCTATTTTACCCGTGGGTATCTTGTGAACTCATAAGCTGACCATAAATCTTAGTGCAGAGTGCAGACCTACTAAGTTTGCTTCACAAGGTTTGTAAAGATTTTAACATGTGAACATAATTTCGACCAACCTATTGTTCGGAATACGGATCCATCTCCAGTAGCTGCTATTGTTCGACCAGGTGATCTCCAGTGACCTAGCTGGCAGCGTGTAATTATTGTCCTGCATGCACAATTGAAAACCTAGTCAATTTCCCATCCTTACAGCTGAAAAGGTTTGATATATACAACAAGTTCAAGTAGCCCTCCCATTGTATAGGATGGATGGCATCTATACTTTATGTTATTTCTACCTGTGCAATCTTCAATTCCGTGAGCATACGGATTACTTGGCGCGCTGTTGGTCTTCTTAAAGGATTCGTCTCCACACATAGTAGCCCGAGTGTAACACACCCTTCTACTTCCTTCAGGCGATCATTTCCCAGTAATGGGTACCTTGATGCCTGTCGTGACTTCTTCCAATTTTGACGTACCTATGGAGTTAGAACAATGAGCCATGCCAAGTATATATATACTAGCCCCTGCATAAATACCTATGTACTTCAGAATAAGGGAATATGATCCTCTCTCTGATGATCATCTTGCCCTTACATTATTGATGTACTGGAGGCCGGACACATCCCTTGAGAGGTTCTTCTCTCCTGTGACGATCTCAAGGATTAGCACACCTAAACTATATATATCTGATTTGGTTGTGATTTCCCCAGCGCCGATGTATTCTGGTGCCATGTAACCTCTACAACACAACAACATGAAATGCATTACTTCCGGGTGTTCTCCATGAGGCTGAAACCAACAGAATTTTCTTCAGTAGGGATCTGATAAAACAAGGGGTTTCATTATACTCTCATCTTTCCACAATGTAGTGCAAGTAATTTTTCTGAAGTCAAacgatgtaaagtttgaccaaatgtaTTAAGAAAAGAGTGAATTTCACTTTTTACCCTGTAGTTTTGTATTTATGACACTAATTACCCCGCCGAGTGAAAATTTGTGTAGATTACCCATTTTAAAGGCTGTGTACCCTTATTTTTCCGTGTGTGTCCATTGGGCAATGTGTTAGGTGATGATCGGGGTCCAAAAATATCCAAACCTTAGTGATGAAGGGAACATATGAATTAAAAAAGTTTGGGCATAAATCGTCCATGAGGCCCTTCTATATTTACATATTTTATTGCTCCATATCGACGTATCATACCTATTCTATCTAACAATAATAAGTAAAATAATAAATTGGGTCTAAACCGTGTTTAAAGTTTCCTAAATAAGATATTTTGGTAAAAGTTCCAATAAAcggggtaatatgtgtcacaaatgcacaattacagggtaaaaagtggaattcactcttaaAAAGAAAACTATCTATATCTACAATGTCGAATGTATACCATATTAAAATATACATCCCAAGTAATCTAATTATATTGATTCGATAATCCATATATTGATATTTTTATCTACATACTTgataaaaaaatatcattttaCTTAAAAATTACATGCACTATATTTCGACAAAGGAGGAAGTATGAAGTATGCTAACATGGTTCCCACGACAGTTGTCGTTTGTTTCATGGTTTGATCTTCACCAAAGAGTCTCGACAAACCGAAGTCTGCAAGTTTGGGTTGCATGCTACCATCCAACAGGACGTTACTAGGTTTTAAATCCAGATGAATAATGCGAGCCTCATGGAGGTAATATAAGCCTAAGCAGATCCCCGTAATTATCCGGCAATACATGTTCCAATCAGGCCTGAGAGATGCATCTGCAAGAAGCACCAAGGAGACAGCTGTTAGAAGTGGAAACTTCAAAACCCTTGTTATACTTGCACGAAAAAAGATAGAGTAAAACCGTAAGTTCAGATTCCAAAAATCTACAGAAAATGATGTAATCTTATAGATCTAGATAGTTTATTTTAAATCCATCACTCATATTTACGTTGCTCAATCAACTTATTAAGTTTTGTACATCAATGAGGTAATCTAAAGAGCAAGTTTCTCAAAACcacaactattgtggtaagggTTTCACATAACCACGACTGTAAAAAAATCATCAGAAAACCAAAACTTTTGGGTAAGTTGTTCTGGGGAACCCAAATCTCATGATTTTGTATGTTTGACATAATGGGCCCACAACTTAGGTGGCACATGGGAGAGGAGGCATTTCCGAAAAATTGAATCCATAATTTTGAACTTTtaacttttttttgtcaaaagtaaaaaaaaggaaAGAGGAAATAGTTTGTTCATTCAAGTACGGTTTAGTTCATGTCTGGTCTGCTATACCAGAGACAACCGCCTCCTCTACCACATGGTGTCTAACTTGTGAACCTGAGTTATCATAAACCGTGGAACACTTACTAAATTGTGACACATGGATACTATAAAACAATTTACCCCAAAAAGTTATGGTTTCTGATAAAATATCATTCGGTTGCGGCTCTCTGAAACGTTAGACCCAATAGTTGTGGTTTTGTGAAATTTGCTCTAATCTAAATGATTAAACTAGTGAGCAGTTGTGGTGGCAAATCATCAAACGTGGGTGTAGTGGTTACAGTGTCGGAGGAATACTACTCACGTTATATATAGTCAATGATATAGATAGTGTATACAATAGTCTGTTTGCAAGTTGTCTATTTTTGGCTATAGCTATATGTGAGTAAAATTATAGACACCATctatacaacaacaaaaatgttgTCTGAAGGCTGT
This genomic interval carries:
- the LOC124680518 gene encoding cysteine-rich receptor-like protein kinase 36, with product MSDRVPPKGKGHGSTSDASSEAPSHWTKLSEIPRKLPFAWLADITDYFADERKLGNGSFGVVYKGILPSGQIVAVKRLMNILGPQDVQFENEVNHLMMLEHKHIVGLVGYCHEIQVREHRGRYIPAVAAEKILCYEYMANGSLDSMIYDASLRPDWNMYCRIITGICLGLYYLHEARIIHLDLKPSNVLLDGSMQPKLADFGLSRLFGEDQTMKQTTTVVGTIGYMAPEYIGAGEITTKSDIYSLGVLILEIVTGEKNLSRDVSGLQYINNDNNYTLPARSLEITWSNNSSYWRWIRIPNNSAPCKAYLVYKLSNHTYGLDKRLVAKISIGGTVVSTHAAYLKSPDGARRRDVIYPVTRADGWMEVKLGEFVNSSGEDKDLTAIISNTDGSWKSGLIVECMEIRPVN